aAAAATCAAGATCAAAACAATGAAGttttctaaggaagaatgaattatTTGCATTGGAACCCTTTTCgaagaaagaaaatggaaaaataaACTTTGAAAAACATGTACACAACTTTGCACTCAAATTACACTTTTTAATATGCAAAGAAAAGCTTATAGTAGTGCAATTTTCACACTCTAGCGTAATTTACACACATACCCTATAATACTTGTCTGTATACATTTTGACTAACCCAACATGCCAAAAATACCCATATAGAAAGAAAAAAACCAACTAAagataaaactaaaagcaaaagaaaGAATGCATACAAAATAAGGAAATGTGTAATTGGTTTCAAGCCCAATAGGAAAATCAACTTGCCCCAAACCGAGGTAAGCCAAATATCCTGCCTGAGAAAAAAAATCGGCTTGCCCCAAATAGAGGCAAGTCAAAAATCAGCCTAAGAAGCCATGAAATAACAGAGAGAAAAAAATGCAAATCTTGACCAAAAAATCAAGGATCAGAAAATCAACTCACTTGATTTTAAAAATCGGACAACTTATACATAGCTAAAGTCTAGGAGAAAAAAGCATGTCACATGTGCATTGGCGAGACTCTTTTTATTCAAGATGGTCTAGACAACAAATGGGGTGTGCAATCACATTGTGAGCGCCTCCCCGTCCCTACCCCATCATGGCACCTATGGAGCTTTGATTTGGACGAGGAGTAGGTGGTGGAGGGCTCGTGTGGCCTCAAAGACGAGAGATTTGGTCGTCAGACTACCATTCCGGAGAAGAATGAGGTGGTGGAAGAGTCGGGGTATTGGGGATCTCAAGGAAGGAAAATTGTATGGGTGGGAAAAACTGACTTAGGTTTGATCAGTGGGTCCCAGAAGTGAGGTTAGTGAAACTACACTCTAGTTCCATAAATTGGTCTACTCTTGAGCAGCCAGGGAGGACCACAAGTCAGTGCGATCACATAACTAGACAGTGGCCAGGCTCTTTAACCTCCATGGCTAGCAGTCTAGACTTCAGATGGTGGCAGCGAAGTTAAGAACAAATAAAAGTGATTTTACACGATGTCTGTAAATTTTAGGGGAAGTTTTTTGAGAGCTACTGTTTTGTACAAAAAAAAGACAAATATGCATTTTCCAAAATGGGCCGACAGTTTTTTTGTTGGGCCAGATTTTTTTTTTGTACATACAAATCACAAAAGTTTCGAACGAATTTTTCACACATTTGTGCAAAAAACATATACTTCCAtggatttttttgaaacttttaaaatgatttttgattaTTATTTTTAGAGAAAGGGCTCCATGGAGAATAGCCTCCAAAAATTTGCACTAGTGTTTGGTTGGGTTTTCTCTTGGCTTTTCCAATTTGCCTTATAGGCCAAAAAAGAAGCTCCTATTTAGGGGCTTTAGACTTTGATTTTGCATAGAATCAAAAAGGCTTTCATTTTAAAAGCAGAAAAACAAACCTGCTCCACCCTAGCTTGCCTGGTTTCTTATGGTTTCAGCCGTGCATGTATATTTAGCTGTTATTTCTGTTTCATTTCTTGCAAAATACATATGCACAAAAATGCTCATATTTGCAAGATATGCCAGTAGAACAAAGCATCATGcaagatactccctccatcccaaaataagtatctcaactttgtactaattctAGCATAAAATTGTACcaaggttgagacacttattttgggacagagggggtATAACAGAACGGATGCATTGTGCAAAGCATAACTCAGCTAGTACAAAATTTGGACAATCATTTGGAGCTTGGTATTCCAACCACCTCATGTGAAAACCTGCTGCGAAATCACTCTGTGATACAGAGTAAATCATAATCATTTGCAAGGAGAAAGAACATGAATCGAACGTCTACATTTTGGCCCAATCATTCTTTTGTGTAACATTAGCACCACACACGGCGGTTCTATGAAAATCAAACGAAACATTTACCACCTACTAGTAAAATGTAACAAAACCATCCTCTGCATCATCATATGAACAACAGGAGAGAGCGAAAAATTCCCATGTCAGCTTTTTGCCAACGCTGATGAAACAAGCAGTGTGTTCAAGTACTGCACCCGCAGGTAATGAACAACTAACAGACCTCAGCTCAGACAGTTTGTACTTGGTGCCTACTGGTGCCTAAGCTCCCGTCCCTAGTAAACAcctcagcagcagcagctcatcatATAGCTGGATCTTCTAGGTCGGCAGTGGACAGGTTATTGATTTGTGGATATGCTGCCTTTTCGCTCAGCTGGTTTTGAGCCcaaatcaacatcttcaacaggctAGGGAGTTTTGGATCTGCCAATATAAACGCAAAGATCAAGGATCTTCAATAAAACAAAAACTCTAGCACAAGCATGCTAGCAGTTCGAAAGAGCCCAAAGTCCCAAACACAACGATAGTTTCATTCTGCTTCAAATGTATGAAACGGCAACCGAAAAGCAGCACTGAGATGAAAAGTTTTAAATTTTTGTGTAGTTAATATGAATCTTATATTAAAAAAACTTGAGAAGATTCATCCTGATTTCTTTCAACAGCACATCTCAAAAGATGTTTAACAAGTAGTATCCGTACGCAGTTATTTCACCAATGTGAATCAGTGTTTTCTATATTGACCGCTGGTCACACATGATAAGCTTAAGGGCAAACTGTTTTGAACATGGCAGTACTTGCTTATATGAAGTACTAATGTTAAGTCAGGTGACCTTCATCTAAAAAAAGTCAGGTAACCTTCTGGTATATTTAGTTTAAATACACCATGTTTTTGTGCATAGTTCTAGAATAAGAAATACACTTGACAGTCTGATCCCTTTTTCTACCAAAAGGTAGCTTATTATAAAATAAGAAATATGGTATCATATCATATGACACAGGCATGCAGGTACACTTCAGTGACAATAAATCGTCAAAAAGATAAGCAAATAAAAAGGGTATCACATCATATACATGTGTCTGCAACTTAGTACATACCTTTCTCATGGCTTTGGCTTGTAAGGATGGCGGCGTTAACTTCACTTGCTGTCTTCAAACGTTGAGAAACATCCAATAGTTCCCCGTATGGGCAGTTCTTTACATCTTCAAAAACCAAAAGTGCTACTGTTTTCTCTATTTCCTCGAGAAAGGCTATCTGCAAAATTTCACAGACCAAAAGGTCACAGAATGCTCTTAAATGCAGTGGTATTAACGGGAAAAACTAGCTACCAGGAGGAATTGCGTTGTGATTGATATAGGTTCGAACCCTGACTCTTAACCAAGGTAAGGGGGATAATTTTTTTTACTGAAGATTACATTTTCTTCGCCTCTTGGTGCAAGTTCTTCTTGAGCAAACTCCAAAGCTTCATGTATTTTCCCCACACGAATCAACTCTATCAGCTTTTGTTGCTGCAGATGGAAGTATATTTCAGGATTCGTATCCAGAATCTGCATGTCATAAGTCGAGTCAGGATATGAATTCAAAATTCAACGAACCGCACTGTGAGAAATGCACAAATGAACCCTCGGCTTTCTAGAACTAACAGAAAACTTCACTCGGCAGTATACAAACAATATAAATATATCACCGGCTGAAAAAACAAGCAAATGAAGTTTTCTCAATCAAAAATAGATGCAATTTCTGATATGCATATACCTAAGCTTCACATAGGAAAAGAACAACTTCTAACAGAAAAAAAGCATGGTCCAAAGAAACCACATCTATCACCAGTACTGGATTGACAATTTGGTCCACCGTGAAATGTGAAATTAATTGTTGTTACAATCATTGCTCACCAGCAACACATAATGGAGAACCCAGAATGCCCTTAGCACATACAGGCATACAGCGAAGTACCCAAAAACTGCCAAGATCATCGCCCCTCCTCAATTCTTACTAAAATACTAAGCAACAAATGCAGATTTTATTTAAAGAAAGGGGTTTGCCCCCAGCCCTCACTTTTATTAAGCCGAGGCCAAAACCGGCCACAAACGCAGTTTCCTCAATCAAACAAAGATGCAATTCCTGAACTGCATAAGTTCCACTTAGAAAAGGAACAACTTCTAGCAAAAAGCAAGTACAGTCCAAAGACAAACCACATCGATCATCAGTACTGGATTAACAGTTTGCTCCACTGTGCTATGGGGCATTATTCTCAGATCTGAAATTAATTGTTACTACATCATCAGTTCATCACTCGTCAGTAATCGGTAAACATAATGTCGAACCCCTAATAAGGCCCTTATCACATACAGGCATACAGCAAAGTCCCAGTCTCACTTTTCAGATACTCCAACACCGAAAAATACGAACTGAAATTGCAAGCAAGAGACGCAGAACCGAACTGTGGGGTTGAGATCATTGATCTTCTCGATAGCCTCCTGCACATTCCCCGACTGAACCGCCTTCTTCACCTCCATCCGGTCCGTGATGGTCGCCAGGTCAATCTCCGCTGCAACACGAAAACCGCATCAATCAGGCCTCACTCCGTGCCCAATCCATTAATCTCAATCACACAAGGGGAGAGCAAGAGGGGCTCGATTGCGTGCGAGCGCGCTGGCAATGGCGTACGGTACGTTGGGTGCCGGACTCGACGCGGAAGCGGTCGGCGGCGTCGACGAAGCCCTCGGTGACGAGGAAGTTCATGACGAGGCGGTTCATGTCCTCCTTGCGGATCTTGACGTCGCGCAGCTTCCCCTCCCACTCCTCGCGCGTCACCACCTTCTTCGAGGTCGCCATGGGGCGCGGGGGAGGGGTTGACTGCGCGCGATGAGGGGAAGAGGGGGACGGTGACGGTGGCGGCGCGCGCGATAGGCGGAGGTGTTTGGGGGAGGGGGGCGTCGGCGGTGAGGTAcggcgcggcggcggggctagGGCAGGCGGCGGTGGACTGGGCAGGCGGCCCTGGGCTGGGTTGGGTTGGCAGAGGAAAACGATGGAGGTTACTGGTTTTTTTTATGAGAAGATATTGGGTTGGTAAGTTTCAAATCAAAGATCAAATTTTCAAATTCGAGAACCTCTGGACTGCTTAACattgttttgtactccctccgttccgaattactcgtcgcagaaatggatgtatctagatgtattttagttctagatacattcatctaTGCAACTAGTAATTTGGAACAAAGAGAGTACACATTTAGGTTATTTGTGTAATGGAATGAAAAGATTTAAAAAACAGAGGGCAAAAAATCCATAGACCGTACATACTTTTTCCGCTATAGGAGCTAGTGACCCAAGGTAATGGGCATGCCCACCTCACCTGCATTGAGCAA
The Triticum dicoccoides isolate Atlit2015 ecotype Zavitan chromosome 3A, WEW_v2.0, whole genome shotgun sequence genome window above contains:
- the LOC119266678 gene encoding protein GID8 homolog, which gives rise to MATSKKVVTREEWEGKLRDVKIRKEDMNRLVMNFLVTEGFVDAADRFRVESGTQPEIDLATITDRMEVKKAVQSGNVQEAIEKINDLNPTILDTNPEIYFHLQQQKLIELIRVGKIHEALEFAQEELAPRGEENIAFLEEIEKTVALLVFEDVKNCPYGELLDVSQRLKTASEVNAAILTSQSHEKDPKLPSLLKMLIWAQNQLSEKAAYPQINNLSTADLEDPAI